A region from the Wansuia hejianensis genome encodes:
- a CDS encoding energy-coupling factor transporter transmembrane component T: MNGFGSYHPAVLFSYYVLVVCFSMISMHPVIIGASVIGGLLLFWAQNTVRKLLKELGFFFVLFLLMAFANPLLVHNGETVLFFMNDNPVTLEAMIYGGMSSLMIVGILLWCRCYSAVLTTDKFLYLFGKLIPKLGLILSMAFRFIPLFKLQIKKINQSQKTMGLYASDSISDKIGGGIRVFDSLVSWSMENSIDTADAMKARGYGLRGRTNFTLFRFHKRDGILLSVLCALACDLFICFGLGVFDYYYYPLAADINWNVLSVFQYLSVLVFMCIPGILEIRERITWNYLKSKI, translated from the coding sequence ATGAATGGATTCGGAAGTTATCATCCGGCGGTATTGTTTTCCTATTATGTATTGGTAGTTTGCTTTTCTATGATCAGCATGCACCCGGTCATCATCGGCGCATCCGTTATAGGGGGCCTTCTGTTGTTCTGGGCTCAGAATACAGTTCGTAAACTATTAAAGGAACTGGGCTTTTTCTTTGTTCTTTTTCTTCTGATGGCTTTTGCCAATCCGCTGCTGGTTCACAACGGGGAGACGGTTCTCTTTTTCATGAACGACAATCCGGTTACGCTGGAAGCGATGATTTACGGCGGCATGTCTTCGTTGATGATTGTGGGGATTCTGTTATGGTGCCGCTGCTACAGCGCGGTCCTGACGACCGATAAATTCCTGTATTTGTTTGGTAAACTGATTCCAAAGCTGGGGCTGATATTATCCATGGCATTTCGGTTTATACCGTTATTTAAGCTGCAGATAAAGAAAATTAATCAGTCCCAGAAGACGATGGGGCTGTATGCATCCGATAGTATTTCAGATAAAATCGGGGGAGGAATAAGGGTATTTGACAGTCTTGTTTCCTGGTCTATGGAAAATTCCATCGATACGGCGGACGCAATGAAAGCCAGAGGCTATGGGCTGCGGGGAAGAACAAATTTTACATTGTTTCGTTTTCATAAAAGGGATGGGATACTTCTGAGTGTTCTGTGCGCTCTGGCGTGTGATCTCTTTATCTGTTTTGGACTGGGAGTTTTTGATTATTATTATTATCCGCTGGCAGCGGATATTAATTGGAATGTGTTATCTGTTTTCCAATATTTATCGGTACTAGTATTCATGTGTATTCCGGGCATTTTAGAAATTCGTGAACGGATAACCTGGAACTATTTGAAATCGAAAATCTGA
- a CDS encoding ABC transporter ATP-binding protein has translation MELLKVEDLTFTYPRQKRDSQESHPALEGVTFRIQEGEFIVVCGESGCGKTTLLKLLKRELAPAGEKSGNIWFRGVEQKALTEREAACEIGYVLQNPENQTVTDKVWHELAFGLENMGMPRPAIRRRVAEMACFFGIDDWFRKKTTELSGGQKQLLNLASIMAMQPRLLILDEPTSQLDPIAASDFINTLVKINKELGLTILMTEHRLEEVFPAADRVFIMDQGKMLLMEPPREAGRDLKQLKADHKMLLGLPSALRIYHGLDAEDAECPLTVRDGRNFLAENYKNQVRSLMRPAAPDAKERPVAMRMKDICFRYEKELPDVLEAVALTVYEGEIVSLLGGNGAGKTTLLNVISGTIKPYRGKIEIFGKRLQKYSGKELYVGKLASLPQNPQTVFIKMSVREDYEEIRKVIGCGEDEMGRKISETAELLGISHLLDRHPYDLSGGEQQKAAIGKILLLRPRLLLLDEPTKGIDAWSKQQLQLLLKSLKEQGISILMVTHDVEFAAGVSDRCGLFFDHAVVSLDTPEEFFCNNNYYTTAANRISRQQYDNAVTCEEVIALCRENGRKASDHRQGGAA, from the coding sequence ATGGAGTTACTAAAAGTCGAAGATCTGACATTTACATATCCACGGCAGAAAAGGGACAGTCAGGAAAGCCATCCGGCTCTTGAAGGGGTTACCTTCCGGATTCAGGAGGGAGAATTTATTGTGGTGTGCGGAGAATCAGGCTGCGGCAAAACGACGCTTCTAAAGCTTCTGAAGCGGGAACTGGCACCTGCCGGAGAGAAGTCCGGGAACATATGGTTTCGTGGAGTAGAGCAGAAGGCTTTGACGGAACGGGAGGCGGCCTGTGAGATTGGCTACGTCCTTCAAAATCCGGAAAATCAGACAGTGACGGATAAGGTTTGGCATGAACTGGCTTTTGGGCTGGAAAACATGGGGATGCCGAGACCGGCCATCCGCAGGAGGGTAGCGGAGATGGCCTGCTTCTTCGGCATCGATGACTGGTTCAGGAAGAAGACCACTGAGTTGTCTGGCGGCCAAAAGCAGCTGTTAAACCTGGCTTCCATCATGGCTATGCAGCCCCGGCTGCTGATCCTGGATGAGCCGACCAGCCAGCTGGATCCAATCGCGGCTTCTGATTTCATCAATACGCTTGTGAAAATCAATAAGGAGCTGGGATTGACGATTCTGATGACGGAACACCGGCTGGAAGAAGTATTCCCGGCAGCTGACCGTGTGTTTATCATGGATCAGGGCAAAATGCTTCTGATGGAGCCGCCCAGAGAGGCGGGGCGCGATTTAAAACAGCTGAAGGCAGATCACAAAATGCTTCTGGGCCTGCCCAGCGCCCTGCGCATTTATCACGGCCTGGATGCGGAGGATGCGGAATGTCCGCTGACTGTGCGGGACGGCAGAAATTTTCTCGCAGAAAATTATAAAAACCAGGTGCGAAGCCTGATGCGGCCGGCAGCGCCGGATGCAAAAGAAAGACCTGTGGCCATGCGTATGAAAGATATCTGCTTCCGGTATGAGAAGGAGCTTCCGGACGTGCTGGAAGCAGTAGCCCTGACCGTCTATGAAGGGGAAATCGTGAGCCTCCTGGGAGGCAACGGGGCGGGCAAAACGACGCTGCTGAATGTGATTTCAGGGACAATTAAGCCATACCGGGGGAAAATAGAAATCTTTGGAAAGAGGCTTCAGAAATATTCAGGAAAAGAGCTGTATGTGGGCAAGCTGGCATCACTGCCTCAAAACCCCCAGACAGTGTTTATTAAGATGTCTGTACGGGAGGATTATGAGGAAATCAGAAAAGTGATTGGCTGCGGAGAAGATGAAATGGGGCGGAAAATCAGTGAAACGGCAGAGCTTCTGGGGATCAGCCATCTGCTGGACCGCCATCCATACGATCTCAGCGGGGGAGAGCAGCAAAAGGCGGCCATTGGGAAGATTTTGCTGCTGCGGCCGCGTCTGCTTCTGCTGGACGAGCCGACGAAAGGAATTGACGCATGGTCCAAGCAGCAGCTGCAGCTGTTGTTGAAGAGCCTGAAAGAACAGGGAATCTCAATCTTAATGGTAACGCACGATGTGGAATTTGCCGCAGGTGTTTCTGACCGCTGCGGCCTGTTCTTTGACCATGCGGTTGTGTCATTGGATACTCCGGAGGAGTTTTTCTGTAATAATAATTATTATACGACAGCGGCAAACCGCATATCCAGACAGCAATATGACAACGCAGTCACCTGCGAAGAGGTAATCGCCCTGTGCAGGGAAAACGGGAGAAAGGCATCGGATCACAGACAAGGAGGTGCGGCATGA
- a CDS encoding DUF4430 domain-containing protein, with product MKKNILLIGIIVMLVLILAKGVRIQSVEEYYLTHTEDITEDSETVTVSIRCDTLLKEENWKKLDKQLRSDKYVPSDGMILGETACALRKGDTAFDLLKRVCRYHEIQMEYQGPDTNVYSTVFIKGINYLYDFSCGELSGWMYKVNGEFPGKGCSSYKLHDGDRVEWVYTCDLGKDVGDQYLKGKNQKENKEEVEKDRKTEAGGKES from the coding sequence ATGAAGAAAAACATTCTTCTGATTGGGATCATCGTTATGCTGGTACTGATATTAGCTAAAGGGGTCAGAATTCAGTCAGTGGAAGAATATTATCTGACTCATACAGAAGACATCACGGAGGATTCGGAGACAGTCACGGTCAGTATCCGCTGCGATACTCTTTTAAAAGAGGAAAACTGGAAGAAGCTGGACAAGCAGCTGCGCAGTGATAAATATGTCCCCTCAGACGGAATGATACTGGGAGAAACGGCCTGCGCTCTCAGGAAAGGAGACACGGCTTTTGATCTGCTGAAGAGGGTGTGCAGGTATCATGAAATCCAGATGGAATACCAGGGTCCGGATACCAATGTTTACAGTACAGTATTTATTAAAGGGATTAATTATTTATATGATTTTTCCTGCGGAGAGCTGTCCGGATGGATGTACAAGGTTAATGGAGAATTTCCGGGAAAGGGCTGCAGCAGCTATAAGCTTCATGACGGAGACCGGGTAGAGTGGGTATACACCTGTGATTTGGGCAAGGATGTCGGAGACCAGTATCTGAAGGGAAAGAACCAAAAAGAAAATAAAGAAGAAGTGGAAAAAGACAGAAAGACTGAAGCGGGAGGTAAAGAGTCATGA